The genomic region AGCGTGCGCACCACCTCGAACCAGCGCGAGCCGCCGTCCGGCCAGGCCGCCTCCGGCAGCTGGTCGTGGAAGGTCAGCGCGAGCAGGTTGCGCCAGACGATGTTGAAGTACGCCGCGGGGGCGGAGTCGGCCGGCTGGGTGAAGTCCCAGCCCTTCAGCGTGTCCTGGCCCTGCTTCTCGAACTCGTCCTCGATGCCGATCCGCAGCAGGTACGGCACCAGCAGCTCGGCGTTGCGGTTCTTGGTGTCCAGCTGGATCGACGCCATCGCGTCCACGTTCAGCTTGCCGGCCGCCCGGATCCGCTCCAGGATCTGCTGGGACCGGTAGCCGTAGTCCCAGTCGTTGGTCAGGTCGTACCGGTACGACGGCGGCACGACGGCCTGGTTGGCGGTCACGATCACGCCGTCGGCCGGGTCGAACTCGGTCGGCATCGCGGCGAACGGAATGGTGCCGGCCCACTCGTACTTCGGGTCCCAGCCGGGCACCGGCCAGTCGCCGGTACTGGCCCGCCGGACCGGGACCTTGCCGGGCGCCTGGTAGCCGATGTGGCCCTCGCGGTCGGCGTACACCAGGTTCTGCGAGGGGACGTCGAACAGGGTCGCGGCGGTCCGGAACGCGGTCCAGCTCTGCGCCTTGTTCATCGCGAAGATGGCGTCCGCAGTCCGGCCCGGGGTGAGCGCGGTCCAGCGCAGCGCGATCGCGTACGCCTCGGAGCTCTTGCCCTTGGCGGCGAGCTCGCCGGCCTCCCGGGCCTCGTCGGTGACGTCGGAGATGAGCGGGCCGTGCCGGGACTCCCGGACGGTGATCGTCTCGGGCTCCTTCTGGCCGGCGATCTTGAACGACTCGGTCCGGGAGCTCAGCGGCTCGACCTTGCCGTTGTAGAGCACGCCGTCGCCGGTCAGCCGCTCGAGGTAGAGGTCCATCACGTCGGGGTCCAGGTTGGTGAAGCCCCAGGAGATCGCGCTGTTGTGGCCGATCACCACGCCCGGCAGCCCGGAGAAGCTGAAGCCGGACACGTCGAACGGGCACTGCGGGCTGAACTTGCGGCAGTGCAGACCGACCTGGGTCCAGATGCCCGGCATGGTGGCACCCAGGTGCGGGTCGTTCGCCAGCAGCGGCTTGCCGCTGTCGGTGTGCTCGCCGGAGACGACCCAGGAGTTCGAGCCGATGCCGTCACCGCTGCCGAGCAGCGTCGGCAGCGCCTTGACCACCTTGTCGACGCTGTCCAGCGACTTCAGCACATCCGGGGTCAGCATCGCCCGGCCGGGCGCCTGGCTCTCGGCCGGCGTGGCGGTGAACTTGCCGCCCTCGACCCGCGCACCGGCCAGGATCGGCTCGTTGCGGTCGTACGGGTAGGCCGGGTAGAGCGTCTCGACGGTCTTCGCGGG from Kribbella flavida DSM 17836 harbors:
- a CDS encoding penicillin acylase family protein is translated as MRRLLRLLVISGIALATLLLVVAGTGIFVVRHSFPSYDGSIELSGLDADVEVVRDANGIPQIYADRPADLFAAQGYVAAQDRFFEMDFRRHVTSGRLTELFGRDALETDKVVRTLGWRRVAEKELGLLSPATRQYLEDYARGVNGYLDQHSGSGLSLEYAVLSLKGTDYRPAPWTAADSLAWLKAMAWDLGRGNMDDEITRTKLAATLPAKTVETLYPAYPYDRNEPILAGARVEGGKFTATPAESQAPGRAMLTPDVLKSLDSVDKVVKALPTLLGSGDGIGSNSWVVSGEHTDSGKPLLANDPHLGATMPGIWTQVGLHCRKFSPQCPFDVSGFSFSGLPGVVIGHNSAISWGFTNLDPDVMDLYLERLTGDGVLYNGKVEPLSSRTESFKIAGQKEPETITVRESRHGPLISDVTDEAREAGELAAKGKSSEAYAIALRWTALTPGRTADAIFAMNKAQSWTAFRTAATLFDVPSQNLVYADREGHIGYQAPGKVPVRRASTGDWPVPGWDPKYEWAGTIPFAAMPTEFDPADGVIVTANQAVVPPSYRYDLTNDWDYGYRSQQILERIRAAGKLNVDAMASIQLDTKNRNAELLVPYLLRIGIEDEFEKQGQDTLKGWDFTQPADSAPAAYFNIVWRNLLALTFHDQLPEAAWPDGGSRWFEVVRTLVAQPNSVWWDNLRTPQRESRDDILREALVDARAEITTKMARDPANWQWGRLHKLTLTHQTLGDVDVVDRLFNRGPYELGGGSSVVNATGWNAAKGYAVTATPSMRMVVDLSDFDKSRWINLTGVSGHAFSGNYTDQTELWVKGETLPWAFTKGAVEARREHTLTFTKPAE